Within the Amycolatopsis sp. 195334CR genome, the region GCCCGGCTGCGCCCCGGCACCGACCTCACCAGCCCCGTCAACGCCACGAAAACCGCGCTCCGCCGCCTCGCCCGGCGCATCACCGACCTCACCACCGAGATCACCGACGCCAAAACCGACCTGAACACCCTGACCCGCCAGGTCCTGCCCGCCACCACCGCCGTGTTCGGCGTCGGCCCCGACACCGCCGCCCAGCTCCTGGCCACCGCCGGAGACAACCCCGACCGCATCACCACCGAAGCCCAGTTCGCCCACCTCTGCGGCACCGCCCCGATCGACGCCAGCAGCGGCCGCAACAACCGCCACCGCCTCAACCGCGGCGGCGACCGCCACGCCAACGCCGCCCTCCACCGAATAGTGATCGTCCGCCTGCGCCACTGCCCCCGCACCCGCGCCTACCTCGAACGACGCACCCGCGAAGGCCTCCCCAAACGACACATCATCCGCTGCCTCAAACGCTACGTCGCACGCGAAATCCACCGAACCATCACCACAGACATGGCCAACCTCACAACAACCCCTTGACCTCAATAGGAGCATCATTCACGGCACCGCGCCGCACGGCGAACTGACCCGATCGCGTTCTTGTCAGAGCGCCAACAAGCGGGCAAGCTGGACGGACCAGGTCACGCAGTGATCTCTCTCAGCGACGAGAGGAGCCGACCGTGCCGAGCCCCGCCGTCAGCAAGGTGACCAGCGCGCTGCGCGAGCGCGTCCCGCCGCTCACCTCGATCCCGCTCCCCCGCGCGGTCGACCGCAGGCTGCTCGGGCAGCGCTGGCCGACCAGGGAGCTCGCCGCGCCCCCGGCGGGCAGCGGCCTCAAGGCCATTCCCGGCGACGACGGCGCCCCGCTGATCGGGCACTCACTGGACTTCATGCGCTTCGGCGTCGAATGGGCGCTGCGGCGCCACGAGCTGTACGGGCCGGTCTCCTGGATGGGCGCCTTCGGCCGCCGGATCGTCAGCCTCAGCGGGCCGGAGGCCACCCAGATCGCGCTGGTCAACAAGGACAAGGCGTTCTCGCAGCAGGGCTGGGAGTTCTTCATCGAGAAGTTCTTCCACCGCGGCCTGATGCTGCTCGACTTCGGCGAGCACCTCGGGCACCGCCGGATCATGCAGGAGGCGTTCACCCGCGACCGCCTGGCCGGCTACGTCGCCCAGATGGGGCCCGCGCTGCGCGACGGGATCGGCGCGTGGTCACCGGATTCGCGCCCGCGGCTGTACTGGTCGCTCAAGCGGCTGACCCTCGACGTGGCGAGCCGCGTGTTCATGGACACGCCCAGCGGCCCGGAGGCGGCACAGCTCAACCGCGCCTTCGTCGACTCGGTCCGCGCCGGGACGGCGATCGTGCGGCACCCGGTGCCGGGCGGGCGCTGGGCCGCCGGGCTCACCGGCCGCAAGGTGCTGGAGCGCTACTTCCGGGAGAACCTGCCCGCCAAGCGCCGCGACGACGGGGACGACCTGTTCTCCGCGCTGTGCCACGCCACCACCGAGGACGGCGAGCGGTTCTCCGACGCCGACGTGGTCAACCACATGATCTTCCTGATGATGGCCGCGCACGACACCACCACGATCACCAGCACCGCCGCGGTCTTCTACCTGGCCAAGCACCCCGAGTGGCAGGAACGCGTGCGCGAGGAGTCGCTGCGCCTCGGCGACGGCATCCCCGACGTGGCCGCACTCGGTGAACTGTCCACACTGGAACTGGTGGTCAAGGAGGCACTGCGGCTGGTCGCGCCGGTACCGTCGATGGCCCGCAAAACCCTGCACGACACCGAAGTTCTGGGATTCCACCTGCCGGCGGGCAGCCTGGTCGGCGTGTCGCCGACGATCAACCACTTCGACCCGCGGTACTGGACCGATCCGCTGCGCTTCGACCCGGACCGGTTTTCCGAGGCACGGCGGGAAGATCGGGGCCACCGCTTCGCCTGGATGCCCTTCGGCGGCGGCGCGCACAAGTGCATCGGCCTGCACTTCGGCATGTTCGAGGTGAAGGCACTGCTGCACGAGATGCTGCGGCGGTTCCGCTGGTCGGTCCCGGCGGGCTACGAGGCGCGCTGGGACTACGTTTCGCTACCGGTGCCCGCCGACGGACTCCCGATCCTCCTGACCAGGCGATAATCTGTCACACTCAGAGTACCCGTTCGAGTACCGATCATCACCCTTTCAGCCGGTAGACACCCAGCGTGCTGCGTGATGACGTGACATGACTCTCGGCTGGCTCGTGTGCTGTGCGGGCGCACCGATCCCCGCACGGGCTTTGAGCTGGCCTTTGCATCGCATGAAGAGGTGGAGTGTGCCGAGACCTGGTGACGCGCCAGGATTGGTGGAGATCGCCCGCAAATGGGCGGCCACATTGGCCGACACGGAAGGAGTATCGCTTCCGCCCGAGGAACTCGAGGGAAGCCTGCTCTCCTTCGCCCAGGAGTTGAGCGAGGACACCGATCCCGCGCGCGAAGGCGCCAAACTCCGGTTCGCCGCGCTGTATTCGGCTTCACCGCTGGGTATCGCACTGGCCGATCAGGACGGCGTGATCGTCGAGGCGAACCCGGCGCTGGGCCGCATGCTCGGCCGCCGGTCCGAGTCGCTGCGCGGCACGCCGATCCCGAGCCTGGCCTCCACCGACAAGGGCGCCGCGACGCTGCGGACCGGGCTGGCCGAACTCGACGGCGCCGATCTTTCCCTGTACCGCCAGCTGATCGTGCTCTCCAACGCCGAGGACGACCCGCTGTGGGTCAACATCACGCTGTCCCAGCTGCCGGGCGACAACACCGACCGGGTGTACCCGGTGCTGATGGTCGAGGACGTCAACGACCTGCACCTGCTGCAGGAGCGGCTGCGGCACCAGACCCTGCACGACGCGCTGACCGGGCTGCCCAACGCGCTGAGCTTCTCCACCAAGCTCGACACCGCGGTGGCGGCGGACTCCCCCGGCCAGCTGGCGCTGGTGTACCTGGACATCGACGGGTTCAAGGTGATCAACGACGGCCTCGGCGCGGAACTGGGCGACCAGGTGCTGCGCGCGGTGGGCCGCAAGCTGGGCACCGTGTTCGCCGACCACGACGCGTTCATCGCGCGGCTGTCCGGTGACGGGTTCGCGGTGCTGCTGCACGGCGAGCTGAACGCCACCGAGGTGATCGCGCTGGTGCAGCGGGTGCTCGACGAGCTGACCGAGCCGGTCTACTACGACGAGCTCGGCGTCGGCGTGAGCGCCAGTGCCGGGATAGTGGTCCGCAAGGCGGCGGGCGGCTCGGCGAACGAACTGCTCCGCGCCGCCGAGATCGCGCTGCACCGCGCGAAGGAGGCGGGCAAGGCGCAGTGGATGCTGTTCGACCCGGAGCTGGACGCGCGCGACCGCAGCCGCTACCGGCTCGGCGCCACCATCGCCGGCGCGCTGGAGAACGGTGAGTTCTCGCTGGTGTTCCAGCCGACCGTGCGGCTGGCCCGGCAGCACGAGCTGGCCGTGGTCAACGCCGGGCTGCGCTGGGACCACCCGGAGTTCGGCGCGCTGGAGTCCGAGGACTTCTACCCGCTGGCGGCGACCACCGGCATGATGATCCCGCTCGGGCGGTGGCTGCTCACCGAGTCGCTGGCGGCCACGGCCCGCTGGCGCGAGAAGTTCGGCGACGCCGCGCCCGAGGTGTGCGTGCGGTTGCCGTACCGGCTGGCCACCGACCCGGATCTGGTGCTGCTGGTCAAGGAGGAGCTGGACCGCAACGACCTGCCCGCGGGCGCGCTGCGGTTGTGCACGGACGGGCCGTCGGTGCTCGACCCGCACGGTGAGGTGATCGACTCGCTGGCGGTGCTCGCGGATCTCGGCGCGCACCTGGTGCTGGCGGTGTCCGGCAGTGCCGATCTGGAGCTGATCCGCACGCACCAGCTGCCGGTCCGGCACGTCATCCTCACCGGCGAGGTGGTCGACGCGCTCGCCGACCGCGACGACGAGGTCGCCTCGCGCCACCTCGGGCAGCTGGTCGCCCGCGCGAAGGAGATGGGCCTGCGGATCGGCGCCGAAGGCGTGCGCGACGCCGCCCACGCGGAACGGCTGCGGGCGCTGGGCGTGCTCGCCGGGCGGGGCCCGTTCATCGCCGAATCGGCCACCAAGTCCGATGTCGAGGAACTCATCGACCGGCACGCCGCGGCGGGGTGAGACCAGGCCGCCGTGCGGGTGGCTCCGAAGACCAGGGAGGATCGACCGGTCCACCGCGCACGGCAGAGGAGTTCTTCACATGCAGCAGGGAGACCTGGCCCCGGACTTCACCCTCGACGACGATCGCGGGCAGCCGCGGTCGTTGAGCGGGTTGCTCGCCGACGGGCCGGTGGTGCTCTTCTTCTACCCCGCCGCGATGACCAGCGGCTGCACCGCGGAGAGCTGCCACTTCCGCGACCTGGCCGCCGAGTTCGCCGCGGTCGGCGCGCAGCGGGTCGGGATCAGCCCCGACGACGTGGCCAAGCAGCACCTCTTCTCGGCCACGCACGGCTTCGACTACCCGCTGCTGGCCGACCCGGACGGCGCGGTGGCCACGCAGTTCGGCGTGCGCCGCAAGTTCGGGCCGCTGCTGACCAAGCGGCACACCTTCGTCATCGACACCGACCGCAAGGTGCTCGAGGTGATCAAGAGCGAACTGCGCATGGGCGTGCACGCCGACCGCGCGCTGGCCGCGCTGCGGGCCCGCCGCACCGCCTGAGCCCGGAAACCGCATCCGTCCCGGGCGGCGCCACCGTCAGTTGACGATGACGCTGTCCGGGATCGCCTTGTCCGTCTTCAGCGCGTCGAACAGCTGCTCGGCCTTCTTCTTGTCCCAGTTCTCCGCCGAGGCGTTGGTGACCGGCACGGTCGTGGTGACCACGCCACCACTGGAGATACCGCGCATCGCGAACGCCAGCCCGACCAGGTTGTGCAGGTGGTCGCCCTCGTCCATGGTCAGCGCCTCCGGCGCCTCCGACAGCAGCGGGAACAGGTAGAACGGGTTGAGCAGGGTGCCCGGGCTGGCCATCTCGGACACCATCGCGCCGATGAACTTGCGCTGGTTGGCCACCCGGTCCAGGTCCGACCGCGGGGTCGCGCTGCTGTAGCGCATGCGCACGAAGCTCAGCGCCTGCGCGCCGTCGAGTTCCTGGCAGCCCGCAGCCAGCTTGGCGCCGGTCTTCGTGTCGTTCATCTCGGTGTCGAGGCACATCTCGACCCCGCCGATGGCGTCGACGATGTTGGCGAACCCGCCGAAGCCGATCTCCGCGTAGTGGTCGATCCGCAGGCCGGTGGCGCCCTCCACGGTCTTGGCCAGCAGCTGCGGGCCACCGAAGGAGAAGGCCGCGTTGATCTTGTTGGTGCCGTGGCCGGGGATCTTCACCTGCGAGTCGCGCGGCAGGCTGAGCAGCGTCGGCGGGGTGTCGTTGTCCGGGATGTGCGCGAGCATGATGGTGTCGGTGCGCTGCCCGGCGGTGTCCCCGGTGGACAGGCGCGCCTCGTCCTCCGGGTCCAGCCCCGCCCGCGAGTCCGAGCCGACGATCAGCCAGTTGGTGCCCTCGCCCGCGGCGGGACGGCCCTCGTAGTCGGCCAGCGCGTCGATCCGGTTGATGGAGAACTCGAGGTAGATCCACACCCCGGCGAGGAAGACCACGAACACCATCAGCAGGCTGAGCAGCACCTTGCCGAAGCTCCACCGGCGGCGGCGCGGCGGCCGCTCGGGCGGCATCGGCCGGCGCGGCGGCGCCTCCGGCCCGCGCGGCGGCACCGGGGCGCGCATGGTCGGCTGCGGCGGCATGTGCTGCTCCTCGCGCGGCGCCGGGTACTCGTCACGCCGCGGCGGCTGTTCCCGCCCCGGGATGGGCAGCATCTGCGCGCGCTGGTGTTGCCGCGGGCCTCGGGGGGCCGGGCGGGGCTCCTGCCCGCCGTAGTCTCCGCCGTAGGTCATCAACCTCACCGTTTCCTGCCGTCCGACATGCCTGCGG harbors:
- a CDS encoding diguanylate cyclase domain-containing protein, producing the protein MARKWAATLADTEGVSLPPEELEGSLLSFAQELSEDTDPAREGAKLRFAALYSASPLGIALADQDGVIVEANPALGRMLGRRSESLRGTPIPSLASTDKGAATLRTGLAELDGADLSLYRQLIVLSNAEDDPLWVNITLSQLPGDNTDRVYPVLMVEDVNDLHLLQERLRHQTLHDALTGLPNALSFSTKLDTAVAADSPGQLALVYLDIDGFKVINDGLGAELGDQVLRAVGRKLGTVFADHDAFIARLSGDGFAVLLHGELNATEVIALVQRVLDELTEPVYYDELGVGVSASAGIVVRKAAGGSANELLRAAEIALHRAKEAGKAQWMLFDPELDARDRSRYRLGATIAGALENGEFSLVFQPTVRLARQHELAVVNAGLRWDHPEFGALESEDFYPLAATTGMMIPLGRWLLTESLAATARWREKFGDAAPEVCVRLPYRLATDPDLVLLVKEELDRNDLPAGALRLCTDGPSVLDPHGEVIDSLAVLADLGAHLVLAVSGSADLELIRTHQLPVRHVILTGEVVDALADRDDEVASRHLGQLVARAKEMGLRIGAEGVRDAAHAERLRALGVLAGRGPFIAESATKSDVEELIDRHAAAG
- a CDS encoding peroxiredoxin codes for the protein MQQGDLAPDFTLDDDRGQPRSLSGLLADGPVVLFFYPAAMTSGCTAESCHFRDLAAEFAAVGAQRVGISPDDVAKQHLFSATHGFDYPLLADPDGAVATQFGVRRKFGPLLTKRHTFVIDTDRKVLEVIKSELRMGVHADRALAALRARRTA
- a CDS encoding LCP family protein, whose product is MTYGGDYGGQEPRPAPRGPRQHQRAQMLPIPGREQPPRRDEYPAPREEQHMPPQPTMRAPVPPRGPEAPPRRPMPPERPPRRRRWSFGKVLLSLLMVFVVFLAGVWIYLEFSINRIDALADYEGRPAAGEGTNWLIVGSDSRAGLDPEDEARLSTGDTAGQRTDTIMLAHIPDNDTPPTLLSLPRDSQVKIPGHGTNKINAAFSFGGPQLLAKTVEGATGLRIDHYAEIGFGGFANIVDAIGGVEMCLDTEMNDTKTGAKLAAGCQELDGAQALSFVRMRYSSATPRSDLDRVANQRKFIGAMVSEMASPGTLLNPFYLFPLLSEAPEALTMDEGDHLHNLVGLAFAMRGISSGGVVTTTVPVTNASAENWDKKKAEQLFDALKTDKAIPDSVIVN
- a CDS encoding cytochrome P450, whose protein sequence is MPSPAVSKVTSALRERVPPLTSIPLPRAVDRRLLGQRWPTRELAAPPAGSGLKAIPGDDGAPLIGHSLDFMRFGVEWALRRHELYGPVSWMGAFGRRIVSLSGPEATQIALVNKDKAFSQQGWEFFIEKFFHRGLMLLDFGEHLGHRRIMQEAFTRDRLAGYVAQMGPALRDGIGAWSPDSRPRLYWSLKRLTLDVASRVFMDTPSGPEAAQLNRAFVDSVRAGTAIVRHPVPGGRWAAGLTGRKVLERYFRENLPAKRRDDGDDLFSALCHATTEDGERFSDADVVNHMIFLMMAAHDTTTITSTAAVFYLAKHPEWQERVREESLRLGDGIPDVAALGELSTLELVVKEALRLVAPVPSMARKTLHDTEVLGFHLPAGSLVGVSPTINHFDPRYWTDPLRFDPDRFSEARREDRGHRFAWMPFGGGAHKCIGLHFGMFEVKALLHEMLRRFRWSVPAGYEARWDYVSLPVPADGLPILLTRR